The following coding sequences lie in one Rutidosis leptorrhynchoides isolate AG116_Rl617_1_P2 chromosome 4, CSIRO_AGI_Rlap_v1, whole genome shotgun sequence genomic window:
- the LOC139842830 gene encoding uncharacterized protein, translating to MTLLVKAFPFTLQGDAKAWMRSLPSDFIRSFQELTNEFINHFFPPSKVERLRMEINGFTQRGDESLYDAWVRFKKLLRACLTKKEYINTFYRGCNTFMKQYLDSSSGGVFIYKSPNAAEIMLEDISVNTYEWAPSPRDLTMKSVAQVESDNGQVMLASLNNQFQTFGKELRKFQQTVVAMQVESTEAFLMKENDLLKQQIRNQQASFQNLESVIGRLSNQVAKRPQGTLPSNTQVNPHNNRNNQQNHQNNARVIPIENNTTNLNPNQASSSNPNNTYAQVNSIDSTEDEQQEYSQFLEDSDDATFIPYQVEIVMSMEATESCKELKGYFEQFKLGYDEKELKVETLLNAKEQKNEVESTLSDNENIYVKLPLAEVLENMPNYGKFLKTLMAKKGDVEQASTAFLKKEYDGILKKCNLPPKMGDPGPFLIPCNVNGSEMLTSLAESGARINFMPYSVYKRLDLGDLSPTTMGVKLIDQSINSSVGIAEDLIVKVGDMEIPIDFVIVDIKEDPVVPLVLGRPFLATAGSFFDFRTEKLTLRDKGKCMSIRTKRVRAPSISLTPPQVVASVHHKRNASWFTNKRWWRIDQGNSRASSKKDEHLRKRLVSNLSKHEKVKLKELINETKVTNDWLMSILSGGGNENVFLSSKRGDIYHPGIS from the exons ATGACGCTTTTAGTTAAGGCATTCCCCTTCACACTTCAAGGAGACGCAAAAGCTTGGATGAGAAGTTTGCCTTCCGATTTCATAAGGTCTTTTCAAGAATTAACAAACGAGTTTATTAATCACTTCTTCCCACCTTCAAAAGTTGAACGATTAAGAATGGAGATTAATGGGTTCACCCAACGGGGTGATGAGAGTTTGTATGATGCATGGGTACGATTCAAGAAGCTACTAAGAGCTTGTTTGACAAAGAAGGAGTACATCAATACATTTTATCGGGGTTGTAATACTTTTATgaagcaatatcttgattcttcatccggtgGGGTATTTATATACAAATCACCAAATGCGGCTGAAATTATGTTAGAAGATATCTCGGTCAACacatatgaatgggcaccttcaccgcgAGATTTAACAATGAAAAGTGTAGCACAAGTCGAGAGTGATAATGGACAAGTGATGcttgcaagcttgaacaatcaatttcaaacattTGGGAAAGAGTTGAGAAAATTCCAACAAACAGTAGTTGCAATGCAA GTAGAATCAACCGAAGCTTTCCTAATGAAAGAGAATGATCTCTTGAAGCAACAAAtccgaaaccaacaagcctcattccaaaaccttgagagTGTCATTGGAAGACTTTCAAATCAAGTTGCCAAAAGACCACAAGGAACCTTACCTTCAAACACCCAAGTTAACCCACACAACAACCGAAACAACCAACAAAACCACCAAAACAATGCGAGAGTTATTCCTATTGAGAACAATACCACCAACCTGAACCCAAATCAAGCGAGTTCATCAAACCCCAACAATACTTATGCTCAAGTGAACTCGATCGATTCAACCGAAGACGAGCAACAAGAATATTCTCAA TTTTTGGAGGATTCGGACGATGCAACATTCATTCCTTATCAAGTTGAGATTGTAATGTCCATGGAGGCTACCGAGTCGTGCAAGGAATTAAAGGGTTATTTTGAGCAATTTAAATTGGGATATGATGAAAAAGAGTTAAAGGTGGAAACTTTATTGAATGCAAAGGAGCAAAAGAACGAGGTCGAG TCAACTTTATCCGATAATgaaaatatttatgttaaactcccATTGGCGGAGGTGCTTGAGAATATGCCCAACTATGGGAAATTTTTAAAGACACTCATGGCCAAAAAGGGAGATGTTGAGCAAGCATCAACCGCTTTCTTGAAGAAGGAGTATGATGGTATTTTGAAGAAATGTAACCTCCCACCAAAAATGGGTGATCCTGGACCTTTCCTTATACCATGTAATGTGAACGGGTCGGAGATGCTTACATCTTTAGCTGAATCAGGGGCGCGTATCAACTTCATGCCCTACTCCGTTTACAAAAGGTTAGACCTAGGAGATCTTTCACCCACCACAATGGGAGTTAAACTAATTGATCAATCAATTAACTCTAGTGTGGGGATTGCCGAGGATTTAATCGTTAAGGTAGGGGACATGGAGATCCCCATTGACTTTGTTATTGTTGATATAAAGGAAGATCCGGTTGTACCACTTGTTTTGGGAAGACCATTCTTAGCAACCGCGGGttctttctttgactttagaacCGAAAAATTGACTCTTCGAGACAAAGGGAAATGCATGAGCATACGAACAAAACGTGTTAGAGCACCATCAATATCATTGACCCCACCACAAGTAGTTGCTAGTGTGCATCACAAGCGCAACGCAAGTTGGTTCACCAACAAAAGGTGGTGGAGGATTGACCAAGGGAATTCGAG GGCTTCATCTAAAAAGGATGAACACTTGAGAAAACGCCTCGTGTCAAACTTGtcaaaacatgaaaaagtcaaacttAAAGAGTTAATCAATGAAACCAAAGTAACAAATGATTGGTTAATGTCAATATTAAGTGGTGGCGGTAATGAAAATGTTTTCCTTAGCTCAAAGAGAGGGGACATTTACCACCCTGGAATTAGTTGA